The Fimbriimonadaceae bacterium nucleotide sequence GCGGAGGGATGAAACCTCAAAGCGCGAATAAATTCGCGCACTCCCAAAAAGGATCGGTAGACTCCCGGCATGAAGATTCGTGCCGCCGTTCTTGAGGCTCCCCACCAACCGTTTCAAGTCCAAGAAGCGGACCTTTCCGAACCGAGGGAGGGGGAAGTTCTCATCAAGGTTGCGGCGGTTGGGGTTTGTCACAGCGATTGGCACCTGGTCGAAGGGGCGACGAACCACCCATTTCCGCTGGTCGCAGGACATGAGGGAGCGGGGACGGTGGTGGCTTTGGGTGGGGGTGGATCTCCGAACACTGGAGAAGCAGCACCGAACGCAAAATTGGCCATCGGCGATCTCGTTGCCCTCAACTGGGCAGCGAACTGCGGGTCATGCTTTTACTGCCTTAACGGACGTCCAAGCCTTTGCGACACCTATGTAGACGCGATTTGGGCTGGCACAATGATCGACGGGACCACACGGCTGAGCCGAAACGGTGAGCCGATCTACCACTACTCGGCGCTGGCATGCTTTGCCGAATACTGCGTTGTGCCAGTTTCGTGCTGCGTGAAGATGCCATCAGCCCTGAATCCAGAGATCGCGGCGGTGATCGGGTGCGCGGTCACTACCGGGGTCGGAAGCGTGCTGAATACGGCCCAGATGAAGCCCGAGTCGAGCGTGGTAGTGATCGGAGCAGGCGGGGTTGGTTTGAGCACGATCATGGGAGCAAAGGTAGCTGGGGCGAGCAAGATTATTGCGATTGATCCCTTGCAAAGCCGGCGTGATGCGGCGTTGCAGATGGGCGCGCATTTGGCGCTTGACTCTGGTGCCGATGTTGTCCAGCAAGTTAGGACGGCTACAGACGGCCGAGGCGCGGACTATGTTTTTGAAGCGGTGGGCAAGCCGGTTTTGCAGGAGTTGGCGTTGGAGCTTGCCCGTCCGGGTGGTGTGATCGTTTATAGCGGCTTGTCACCTTCGGGGTCGGCGACGAATATTCCGGGCGCGGTGCTGGTGCGGCAGGAGAAAACGGTGATGGGGTCTTACTACGGCACCTGTCATGCCGAGCGGGATTTCCCTTTGTATGCCGAGATGTTTGAGACGGGGCGGCTGCCGTTGGGGGATTTGGTGAGCCACCGGTATTCGCTCGACCAAATCAACGAGGCTTATGCGGATATGTTGAGCGGGAAGAGCGTGAGAGGCGTGATTGTTTTTTGAGGGAGGAATGATGAGTGATGAGTGATGAGTGATGAACGATGAAAGATGAAAGAGGTATGGAACTCCCCTCCTCATTAAGCCTTCGGCGTTAACGAGGAGGGGGATTCCATGAACCCCCCCTGCCCCTACCCATCACCCCGACTTCGTCGTGGAGACAAGGAGGGGGGCCGGAGACTACTTGCTCCCGACTTCTTTCACGATCGCGCCGGTTTCGAAGCCGTCGCCATCGACAACGGTCGCGATGGAGAACTTCTTATCCACTTCGATCACCTTGATCGTTCCGACCTTTGAGGTTCGTGTGCCGAGGATCGCGCCGGTTTCGGGGTCTTTGATCACGCGAACGATCTTGTGAACTTCGAAAGTGTCGCCCACGGAAACGCCCACTTCGGAACCCGCATTCAGGGTGACTTCCTTGGTTGGGGCATCAAAATCGGCGACCCGGCATGACCAAGCCGTTTTCTCAAGCTTCGCTAACACCTTTTCGACGGCTTGATCGATGGCTTTGGTTGTGGCTTCACCCAGCGGTGACTTCTCGAAGGACGCGAAGTCGGCGAAGGCGACTTTGCTGTTGCCATCGAACTTAAAGCTGGTCGAGCTGACCTTTCCAGCGGCTTCTTCACTGGCGAGCATCTCGCTCGTATCCACGTTGAAGATTCGCACGTTGATCGCCATCTTGGCTTGGGTGACGGCTCCGCCAACCCGGCCGATGCCGCCGATATTGACACCGCCTCCGGTGGAGCTGCGGCTCATTTCGAAGTCAGTAACTTTGCCGCGTACTAATGCCTGAGCCGGGATAATCTTGCCCTTCTGGCTTTGCCCCGTGTTCTCTTCTTTGATGGCTTGCTCTTTTTCGAGCGCCTCCATGGCTTCGCGCTCGAGCACGACAAAGCGTCCGGTATCCATCAGCTTTTTGATGAGCTTCTCTTGGATCGCGTTTTTGAACTCGATTGGAATCTGCCATTCGTTCCAGTATTCATGGCTGTTCCAGTCGAGCTGTGCGACGGCGATGCGCATTTTCAGCTTCTTCTCGGGTTTGGCTTGGTTGGCGTAACAAAGACCTACACCGAGTGTTGCGGCGAGCAAAAGCAATGAGATTCTTCGCATGGGTTTTCTCCTTCATGGACATTATGAGGGAAATCTCATGGCATCTGGTGTTCGGGAAGTGATGAAGGATGAAGGATGAGCGATGAGCGATGAAGGATGAACGATAAGCGATGAACGATGAAGGATGAAGGAGGGCGTAGGCGTTCGGGCGCTGGCATTCGGGCTGTTCAGGCGTTGGAGGTACCCGTTTGGACCAATTAGCCTTAGACGCGAACCACCCAAAATCGAACATCCAACACCCAATCACCTCTTCCCAAAAACAAAAGCCCCTTTCGCATCCGATCTGAGCGCGTCATCTGTCAGACTCTACTTTTAGAATGAAAGTCCTCGTGATCGGCTCTGGTCCCATCGTCATCGGGCAAGCCGCCGAATTCGACTACGCAGGAACGCAAGCCTGCAAATCCCTGAAAGAAGAGGGCCACGAGGTCGTCCTCATCAACTCCAATCCCGCCACGATCATGACCGATCCCGGCGTGGCAGACGCGCTCTACATCGAGCCGCTGACCCCCGAATTCTGCGAAAGGGTGATCGCCCGCGAAAAGCCGGACGCCCTGCTCCCAACCCTTGGCGGACAGACGGGCTTGAACCTCGCGACGCAGCTCGCTGATCTGGGCATTCTTGAGAAGTACAGCGTCAAACTCCTCGGTACGCCGTTGAGCGCGATCCGAAAGGCTGAGGACAGGGAAGAGTTTCGAGCTTTGATGCGGGAGATCAAAGAGCCCGTCCCCGAGAGCTTTATCATCGAAACGCCTGAGCAGCTCAAGGCGATTTTGGACACGCGCATCCCCGACGAGAACGGACGCCTGATCGACTTTCCCTATCCCCGAATCGTGCGCCCTGCGTATACCCTTGGGGGTACCGGAGGTGGCATCGCCCACACCCCGGAAGAGCTTTGGGAGATCGGGCAAAAGGGCTTGCAGCTTTCGATGCGCTCGCAGGTCATGATCGAGCGGTCGCTGCTCGGCTGGAAAGAGGTCGAGTATGAAGTGATGCGCGACAGCAAAGGCAACTGCATC carries:
- a CDS encoding Zn-dependent alcohol dehydrogenase encodes the protein MKIRAAVLEAPHQPFQVQEADLSEPREGEVLIKVAAVGVCHSDWHLVEGATNHPFPLVAGHEGAGTVVALGGGGSPNTGEAAPNAKLAIGDLVALNWAANCGSCFYCLNGRPSLCDTYVDAIWAGTMIDGTTRLSRNGEPIYHYSALACFAEYCVVPVSCCVKMPSALNPEIAAVIGCAVTTGVGSVLNTAQMKPESSVVVIGAGGVGLSTIMGAKVAGASKIIAIDPLQSRRDAALQMGAHLALDSGADVVQQVRTATDGRGADYVFEAVGKPVLQELALELARPGGVIVYSGLSPSGSATNIPGAVLVRQEKTVMGSYYGTCHAERDFPLYAEMFETGRLPLGDLVSHRYSLDQINEAYADMLSGKSVRGVIVF